A window from Pseudomonas moraviensis encodes these proteins:
- a CDS encoding heme lyase CcmF/NrfE family subunit, producing the protein MAAALFIPELGHLAMILALCFALVQAVVPMLGAWRGDRLWMSLAQPAAWGQFAFLLFAFGCLTYAFMTDDFSVGYVAMNSNSALPWYYKFSAVWGAHEGSLLLWALILGGWTFAVSVFSRQLPQVMLARVLAVMGMISTGFLLFLILTSNPFSRILPQIPADGRDLNPLLQDIGLIVHPPMLYMGYVGFSVAFAFAIAALLGGRLDAAWARWSRPWTIVAWAFLGIGITLGSWWAYYELGWGGWWFWDPVENASFMPWLVGTALIHSLAVTEKRGVFKSWTVLLAIAAFSLSLLGTFLVRSGVLTSVHAFASDPERGVFILIFLLFVVGGSLTLFALRAPVVKSQVGFNLWSRETLLLGNNLVLVVAASMILLGTLYPLILDAISGAKLSVGPPYFNALFIPLMALLMLVMAVGVIVRWKDTPVKWLASMLTPVLLGSVALAVVAGVAYGDFNWAVIATFLLAAWVLLAGVRDLLDKTRHKGLIKGLPTLTRSYWGMQIAHLGIAVCALGVVLSSQNSAERDLRLAPGEAMDLAGYQFVFEGAKHFEGPNFTSDKGTIRVIRDGQEISVLHPEKRLYTVQNSVMTEAGIDAGFTRDLYVALGEPLDNGAWAVRVHVKPFVRWIWFGGLLTGLGGLLAALDRRYRVKVKSKVREALGMTGAAA; encoded by the coding sequence CGCTTGGCGCGGCGACCGTTTGTGGATGAGCCTGGCGCAACCGGCAGCGTGGGGTCAGTTTGCCTTTCTGCTGTTTGCCTTTGGCTGCCTGACCTACGCGTTCATGACCGACGATTTCTCCGTCGGCTATGTGGCGATGAACTCCAACAGCGCGCTGCCGTGGTACTACAAATTCAGCGCGGTGTGGGGCGCCCACGAAGGCTCGCTGCTGCTGTGGGCACTGATCCTCGGCGGCTGGACGTTCGCCGTGTCGGTGTTTTCCCGGCAGTTGCCGCAAGTCATGCTCGCTCGCGTGCTGGCGGTGATGGGCATGATCAGCACCGGTTTCCTGCTGTTCCTGATTCTTACCTCGAACCCGTTCTCGCGGATCCTGCCGCAGATTCCCGCCGATGGCCGCGACCTCAATCCGTTGCTGCAGGACATCGGTTTGATCGTGCATCCGCCGATGTTGTACATGGGTTATGTCGGTTTCTCCGTGGCCTTCGCATTCGCCATCGCCGCGCTGCTCGGCGGTCGTCTCGACGCGGCTTGGGCGCGTTGGTCGCGGCCATGGACCATCGTCGCCTGGGCGTTCCTCGGCATCGGCATCACCCTCGGTTCGTGGTGGGCGTATTACGAACTCGGCTGGGGCGGCTGGTGGTTCTGGGACCCGGTGGAAAACGCCTCGTTCATGCCATGGCTGGTCGGCACTGCGTTGATCCACTCGCTGGCGGTCACCGAAAAACGCGGCGTGTTCAAGAGCTGGACGGTGTTGCTGGCGATTGCCGCGTTCTCGTTGAGCCTGCTCGGCACCTTCCTCGTCCGCTCGGGCGTGCTGACCTCGGTGCACGCGTTTGCCTCGGACCCAGAGCGCGGCGTGTTCATTCTGATTTTCCTGCTGTTCGTGGTGGGCGGTTCGCTGACCCTTTTCGCCCTGCGCGCGCCAGTGGTGAAAAGTCAGGTCGGCTTCAATCTGTGGTCACGTGAAACCTTGCTGCTGGGCAACAATCTGGTGTTGGTCGTCGCGGCGTCGATGATCCTCCTCGGCACCTTGTATCCGCTGATTCTCGATGCCATCAGCGGTGCCAAGCTGTCGGTCGGCCCACCGTATTTCAATGCGCTGTTCATTCCGTTGATGGCGTTGCTGATGCTGGTCATGGCGGTCGGTGTGATCGTGCGCTGGAAGGACACGCCGGTGAAATGGCTGGCGAGCATGCTCACCCCGGTGCTGCTCGGCAGCGTCGCACTGGCCGTGGTGGCCGGCGTGGCCTATGGCGACTTCAACTGGGCGGTGATCGCGACGTTCCTGCTGGCCGCGTGGGTGCTGCTTGCCGGCGTGCGCGATCTGCTCGACAAGACCCGCCACAAAGGCCTGATCAAAGGCTTGCCGACGCTGACCCGCAGCTATTGGGGCATGCAGATCGCCCACCTCGGCATCGCTGTGTGCGCGCTGGGTGTGGTGTTGTCGAGCCAGAACAGTGCCGAGCGTGACCTGCGCCTGGCGCCGGGCGAGGCGATGGACCTGGCCGGCTATCAGTTCGTCTTCGAAGGCGCCAAACATTTCGAGGGGCCGAACTTTACCTCGGACAAAGGCACCATCCGCGTCATTCGCGACGGCCAGGAAATCAGCGTGCTGCATCCGGAAAAACGTCTGTACACGGTGCAGAATTCGGTGATGACCGAAGCTGGCATCGATGCCGGTTTCACCCGCGATCTCTACGTCGCCCTCGGCGAGCCGCTGGATAACGGCGCCTGGGCCGTGCGCGTACACGTCAAACCGTTCGTGCGCTGGATCTGGTTCGGCGGCTTGCTCACCGGATTGGGTGGTTTGCTGGCGGCGCTGGATCGGCGTTATCGGGTCAA